Proteins encoded in a region of the Gemmatimonadaceae bacterium genome:
- a CDS encoding prepilin-type N-terminal cleavage/methylation domain-containing protein, producing the protein MTAHRRGFTLIELLIVVVIIGILAAIAIPKFQSTKGKANAASLKSDLRNLATAQEAYFYDNSAYASDVAVLPFSKSPGVVLTITTATGSGWAAIATHPASYPLTCALYQGNVSAQTPATVEGLIGCQ; encoded by the coding sequence ATGACAGCACATCGCCGCGGATTCACCCTGATCGAACTGCTCATCGTCGTTGTGATCATTGGCATACTTGCCGCGATCGCAATCCCCAAGTTCCAGAGCACGAAGGGAAAGGCGAACGCCGCTTCGCTGAAATCGGACCTGCGCAACCTCGCCACCGCGCAGGAGGCGTACTTCTACGACAATTCAGCGTACGCCTCTGATGTAGCAGTGCTTCCCTTCAGCAAGTCGCCCGGTGTGGTGCTGACCATCACGACCGCCACCGGCTCTGGCTGGGCCGCGATCGCGACGCACCCGGCATCGTATCCGCTGACCTGCGCCTTGTATCAAGGCAACGTCTCTGCGCAAACCCCGGCAACTGTCGAAGGGTTGATCGGCTGTCAGTAG
- the polA gene encoding DNA polymerase I codes for MSQPPAPRLFLVDGYALIYRAFFALGQQPLRSSRGENTSIARGTNDFIARLIEKHKPDYLGWVHDKGLSFRHELYPEYKATRERLEPEQQVDFDEGVARVEELLAGYKIPILSLEGYEADDVIGTLARQAVGAGVNAVIVSGDKDFAQLVRPGVWILNPWHGRPGATTEKWYDTENVVERLGVPAERVIDFLALKGDSSDNVPGVKGIGDKGATELIAKWGPLENILSHVDEIEPTRARNALREYGANGVLSKELVTIRDDLPVALDLAALTLETPDWAHLRDLFVHLEFTTAARKAGVQAAAAGNTTPMAAPGDAVTGDTREQDESAATPVSEVRYTTVDTVAAMKRLVARCREVGSIAFDTETVLDPGAPPIVTPLRANLVSISIAVAPGEAYYLPFAHRGLRAGQGDLDLGDAPPPPVAAGIKNLPPLLGDEMAPLRAMLEDPAVKKTAHNAKYDLLVLRRAGVTLRGLDFDSMLASYVHDPGRRSHAIDALALEFLGRSMTDYGDLCGKGKSAIGFDEVPVDAARDYSCADSDMALQLRARFTPRLAEHELTALLHDVELPLVEVLADMEWAGITIDLRWFASLKERFARERGAVEQQIYAAAGEEFNINSNPKLREILFGKLGLPIKKKTATGPSTDASVLQELADEGHALPSLLMEYRELSKLENTYLDTLPALVNPRTGRLHTSFNQTVASTGRLSSSDPNLQNIPIRRELGRAIRQGFVPRTGWKLLAADYSQIELRLLAHLSHDPAFVTAFKAGGDIHRQTASVIFGVPLAAVTSEMRARAKTINFATIYGQGAHSLSRQLKIEHAEAREFIDTYFERFAGVRTFLDSTVAQAKQRGYVETIFRRRRYIPELQDRNFNIRAFGERTAQNSPIQGSAADLIKVAMIHIHRALTTSGLQATMLLQVHDELVFEAPVDELDALRILVEHEMTTAVALDVPLVVDIGVGDNWLDCKA; via the coding sequence ATGTCGCAACCACCGGCGCCACGACTCTTCCTCGTTGACGGCTATGCGCTCATCTACCGGGCCTTCTTTGCGCTCGGCCAGCAGCCCCTGCGCAGCAGCCGCGGTGAGAACACCTCGATCGCGCGCGGCACCAACGACTTCATCGCGCGCCTCATCGAGAAGCACAAACCGGATTACCTCGGCTGGGTGCACGACAAGGGCCTCTCGTTCCGGCACGAACTGTATCCGGAGTACAAGGCAACCCGCGAACGCCTCGAACCGGAACAGCAGGTGGATTTCGACGAGGGGGTGGCCCGGGTCGAAGAACTTCTGGCCGGGTACAAGATCCCCATCCTGTCACTCGAGGGTTACGAAGCCGACGACGTGATCGGCACGCTGGCACGCCAGGCCGTGGGCGCCGGCGTCAACGCGGTGATCGTCTCGGGCGACAAGGACTTCGCGCAGCTCGTGCGCCCCGGCGTCTGGATCCTCAATCCGTGGCACGGCCGTCCGGGCGCCACCACGGAGAAGTGGTACGACACGGAGAATGTGGTCGAACGCCTCGGCGTTCCCGCCGAGCGAGTAATTGATTTTCTCGCGCTCAAGGGCGACTCGTCCGACAATGTCCCTGGCGTGAAAGGAATCGGCGACAAGGGCGCGACGGAGCTCATCGCGAAATGGGGTCCGCTCGAGAACATACTGTCCCACGTGGACGAGATCGAGCCAACCCGTGCCCGCAACGCCCTGCGCGAGTACGGGGCAAACGGGGTCCTGTCAAAGGAATTAGTAACAATTCGAGACGATTTGCCGGTCGCGCTCGACCTTGCCGCGCTCACGCTTGAGACGCCCGACTGGGCGCATCTGCGCGACCTGTTTGTGCACCTGGAGTTCACCACCGCGGCACGCAAGGCGGGAGTGCAGGCGGCCGCCGCGGGAAACACGACGCCGATGGCCGCGCCCGGTGACGCCGTCACTGGCGACACCCGTGAACAGGATGAGAGCGCCGCGACCCCAGTGTCCGAGGTGCGTTACACGACCGTGGATACGGTCGCCGCGATGAAGCGGCTCGTCGCGCGCTGCCGCGAAGTAGGGAGCATCGCCTTCGACACCGAGACGGTGCTCGATCCCGGCGCGCCGCCCATCGTCACGCCGTTGCGCGCGAATCTCGTGTCGATCTCCATCGCCGTCGCGCCGGGCGAAGCGTATTACCTGCCGTTCGCACACCGCGGCCTGCGGGCCGGACAGGGTGATCTCGACCTCGGCGACGCACCGCCGCCGCCGGTCGCCGCCGGGATCAAGAACCTCCCGCCGCTCCTCGGCGACGAAATGGCGCCGCTGCGCGCGATGCTAGAAGACCCGGCGGTCAAGAAAACCGCCCACAACGCCAAGTATGACCTGCTCGTGTTGCGGCGGGCCGGTGTGACGCTGCGCGGCCTGGATTTCGATTCGATGCTCGCCAGCTACGTTCACGATCCGGGCCGCCGGTCGCACGCCATCGATGCCCTCGCGCTCGAGTTCCTCGGCCGGTCCATGACCGACTACGGCGACCTCTGCGGCAAGGGAAAGAGTGCTATCGGGTTCGACGAAGTCCCGGTGGATGCGGCCCGCGACTATTCGTGCGCCGACAGCGACATGGCGCTGCAGCTTCGCGCCCGGTTTACCCCGCGTCTCGCCGAGCACGAACTGACCGCGCTGCTCCACGACGTTGAACTGCCGTTGGTGGAGGTGCTCGCCGACATGGAGTGGGCGGGAATCACCATTGACCTGCGGTGGTTTGCGTCGCTCAAGGAACGGTTTGCGCGCGAACGCGGCGCGGTGGAGCAGCAGATCTATGCCGCGGCGGGCGAGGAGTTCAACATCAACTCCAATCCCAAGCTGCGCGAAATTCTGTTCGGCAAACTGGGCCTGCCCATCAAGAAGAAGACGGCCACGGGCCCGTCCACCGATGCGTCGGTGCTGCAGGAGCTTGCGGACGAAGGGCACGCGTTGCCGTCGCTGCTGATGGAGTACCGCGAGCTCTCGAAGCTCGAGAACACCTATCTCGACACGCTCCCCGCCCTGGTGAATCCGCGCACCGGGCGCTTGCACACGTCGTTCAATCAGACCGTGGCGAGCACGGGCCGGCTCTCCTCCTCCGATCCGAACCTGCAGAACATCCCCATCCGCCGCGAACTCGGCCGGGCCATCCGCCAGGGGTTCGTGCCGCGCACGGGATGGAAGTTGCTCGCCGCCGACTACTCGCAGATCGAGCTGCGCCTGCTCGCGCATCTGTCGCACGACCCCGCATTTGTCACCGCATTCAAGGCGGGCGGCGATATTCACCGGCAGACGGCCTCGGTGATCTTTGGCGTTCCGCTCGCGGCCGTCACTTCCGAGATGCGCGCGCGCGCGAAGACGATCAACTTCGCGACCATCTACGGACAGGGTGCACACTCGCTGTCGCGACAGCTCAAGATCGAGCATGCGGAGGCGCGGGAATTCATCGACACGTACTTCGAGCGATTTGCAGGGGTTCGAACGTTCCTCGATAGCACGGTGGCGCAGGCCAAGCAGCGCGGCTACGTGGAGACAATCTTCCGTCGTCGCCGGTACATCCCGGAGTTGCAGGACCGCAACTTCAACATTCGGGCTTTCGGCGAGCGCACCGCGCAGAACTCCCCTATCCAGGGGTCAGCCGCCGACCTCATCAAGGTGGCGATGATCCATATTCACCGGGCCCTCACGACCTCGGGACTTCAGGCCACGATGTTGCTCCAGGTGCACGACGAACTCGTTTTCGAGGCGCCGGTGGATGAGCTCGATGCGCTGCGCATACTGGTCGAACACGAGATGACCACGGCCGTCGCACTCGACGTGCCGCTGGTGGTCGATATCGGCGTCGGTGACAACTGGCTGGACTGCAAGGCCTAG
- a CDS encoding cold-shock protein yields the protein MKGKVKWFNDAKGYGFIEQDGGEDVFVHFSAIQMDGFKTLVEGQAVEFEVKTGDKGLAASTVMTV from the coding sequence GTGGTTCAATGATGCCAAGGGCTATGGGTTCATCGAACAGGACGGCGGCGAGGATGTGTTCGTGCATTTCTCCGCCATCCAGATGGACGGGTTCAAGACCCTCGTCGAGGGCCAGGCCGTCGAGTTCGAGGTGAAGACCGGCGACAAAGGTCTCGCAGCCTCGACTGTCATGACCGTCTGA